One window of Mediterraneibacter butyricigenes genomic DNA carries:
- a CDS encoding metal-dependent transcriptional regulator, which translates to MPHDGKRKKAVVQQLESVLILQKKLGMVRSVDVARYMEVSKPSVCYAVGTLREGGFLTTDENHYIHLTDLGRDVAEKIYERHCFFTYQLIAVGVNPQTAEVDACRMEHAVSDESFQKLKEHAMRGIAAQKIDNTFDNFPVKK; encoded by the coding sequence CTGCCGCACGACGGCAAAAGAAAAAAAGCCGTCGTACAGCAGCTAGAATCCGTGCTTATACTTCAAAAGAAACTCGGTATGGTGCGTTCCGTGGATGTTGCCCGGTACATGGAAGTTTCAAAACCCAGCGTATGTTACGCAGTAGGAACTTTACGAGAGGGCGGTTTTTTGACAACAGACGAAAACCATTATATACACCTGACCGACCTTGGCCGGGATGTGGCCGAAAAAATTTACGAACGCCATTGCTTTTTTACTTATCAACTTATAGCCGTTGGAGTTAATCCACAAACTGCAGAAGTGGATGCTTGTCGCATGGAACATGCAGTCAGTGATGAAAGTTTTCAAAAACTGAAAGAGCATGCGATGAGAGGGATTGCTGCACAAAAAATTGACAATACATTTGATAATTTTCCTGTGAAGAAATAG
- a CDS encoding winged helix-turn-helix transcriptional regulator: MKDTKYKILAYFDNQSYRKLFNEVNSDYAENLQILLHNLSLFSYDVLIIGVILYKENISNIISAIRKITQIPIIILTDASSLLCMSWKKELIYAGADCVMDINSTIEEVDLQIFSLARRNNKQKITQKQSETMIDKGKLVMDHKKHKVFWNNVALHLTRQEYNFLYLLAVTPMRVYTFEQIYQLVWKDYSVGDIKNIIWCLVKRLRKKLNVVEDGAGNCIVSVRDIGYKFELNNENEQQ; the protein is encoded by the coding sequence ATGAAAGACACAAAATACAAGATATTAGCATATTTTGACAATCAATCATATCGAAAACTATTCAATGAGGTAAACTCAGATTATGCAGAAAATCTACAAATTTTACTGCATAATTTGAGTTTATTTTCTTATGATGTGCTTATAATAGGAGTGATCCTTTATAAAGAGAACATAAGTAATATTATATCTGCTATTAGAAAAATAACGCAGATACCAATTATTATTTTGACGGATGCTTCCTCTTTATTGTGTATGTCATGGAAAAAAGAATTAATATACGCTGGTGCAGATTGTGTAATGGATATAAATAGCACTATAGAAGAAGTAGATCTGCAGATTTTTTCATTGGCACGACGAAATAATAAACAAAAAATAACTCAAAAGCAATCCGAAACGATGATTGATAAGGGAAAACTTGTAATGGATCATAAGAAACATAAAGTATTTTGGAATAATGTAGCGTTACATTTAACACGACAAGAATATAATTTTTTATACTTATTAGCGGTGACACCGATGAGAGTATACACATTTGAACAGATTTACCAGCTCGTATGGAAAGATTATTCTGTTGGTGATATTAAAAATATCATCTGGTGTCTGGTAAAGCGATTGAGAAAAAAGTTGAATGTCGTTGAAGACGGTGCCGGGAATTGCATTGTCAGTGTCAGGGATATAGGTTACAAATTTGAATTGAATAATGAAAACGAACAGCAGTAA
- a CDS encoding ECF-type sigma factor, whose protein sequence is MAYNKAKEEYRWNQWKAEEEKILREQGVDEETIQKLREYDWNDFNAERRFREHQTSLLDCMELLLEEKESGESQPESVEALLDTVENEELLQILLSTDKKTLQMVVLKMMGYAPKEISHHMELPEQTVYTRLRRLREKIKKSMKFE, encoded by the coding sequence GTGGCTTATAACAAAGCAAAAGAAGAATATAGATGGAACCAGTGGAAAGCAGAGGAAGAGAAGATCCTGCGTGAGCAGGGTGTGGATGAAGAGACGATCCAGAAGCTCCGGGAGTATGACTGGAACGATTTTAACGCAGAGCGGAGATTCCGGGAACATCAGACCTCACTTCTGGACTGTATGGAACTGCTTCTGGAAGAAAAAGAATCAGGAGAGTCTCAGCCAGAGAGTGTGGAAGCCCTGCTCGATACCGTGGAGAATGAGGAATTGCTCCAGATCCTGTTATCGACTGACAAGAAAACTCTTCAGATGGTTGTTCTGAAGATGATGGGATATGCACCAAAGGAGATCAGCCATCACATGGAACTGCCGGAGCAGACTGTTTATACAAGACTGCGGAGGTTACGGGAGAAAATCAAAAAGTCCATGAAATTTGAATAA
- a CDS encoding DUF3846 domain-containing protein, with protein MDEKEVSEMQEEMMTVLVVEPMKAPYVKSIPNELEDLQQAVGGDIEMTYPFEDEVGILLNGNGKFEGLPLNRALYDDRGQVYDAIAGTFLVVGLTEDDFTSLTPEQIEKFKEKYQSPEVFTLFNGELHVMKMPPQEQKEQKESRKKDAQEKNPAKGKKKNRSGEAR; from the coding sequence ATGGATGAGAAAGAAGTGTCCGAAATGCAGGAAGAAATGATGACGGTACTGGTAGTCGAGCCGATGAAAGCACCCTATGTCAAAAGCATCCCCAATGAGCTGGAAGATCTGCAGCAGGCAGTAGGCGGTGACATTGAGATGACTTATCCGTTTGAGGATGAGGTTGGAATTCTTTTAAACGGCAATGGAAAATTTGAGGGGTTGCCGTTAAATCGGGCATTGTACGATGACCGAGGACAGGTCTATGATGCCATTGCCGGAACATTCCTTGTGGTAGGACTGACAGAAGATGATTTTACTTCGCTGACACCGGAGCAGATTGAAAAGTTTAAAGAAAAATATCAGTCACCGGAAGTTTTCACCCTGTTTAACGGGGAACTTCATGTGATGAAGATGCCACCGCAGGAACAAAAAGAGCAGAAGGAAAGTCGGAAGAAGGATGCACAGGAGAAGAATCCGGCAAAAGGAAAAAAGAAAAACAGATCCGGGGAAGCACGATAA
- a CDS encoding DUF4240 domain-containing protein, whose protein sequence is MEETKRSGMSKDQFWNLIEKAKEVCGTDLDASAVWIKQQLFYMTPEDVLQFHNLVYSYRDAAYKYGLWTAAGVMMETGCSDDSFSDFRMWLIAQGKEVYLNALKDPDSLSGVTPYGYCSFESLGYISSQVYSAMKGKNIYQDSTARMQMECYEQVVRDIVYHPMIEYPLELPEAMVVYPKLCECHLSEQVKKAPQKVKTWNVSRTDIRRMMARGNAAIKKIQEQGQNIPEAVRSIHKGMVR, encoded by the coding sequence ATGGAAGAAACAAAAAGAAGTGGAATGAGCAAGGATCAATTCTGGAATCTGATTGAAAAAGCAAAGGAAGTGTGCGGCACCGATCTGGATGCTTCGGCAGTGTGGATCAAGCAGCAGCTCTTCTATATGACACCGGAGGATGTCCTCCAATTCCACAATCTTGTTTACAGTTACCGGGATGCAGCTTATAAGTATGGCTTGTGGACAGCGGCAGGTGTTATGATGGAAACCGGGTGCAGTGATGATAGTTTTTCTGATTTTCGGATGTGGCTGATTGCCCAGGGAAAAGAAGTCTATCTGAATGCTTTAAAAGATCCGGATTCCCTTTCCGGCGTGACTCCTTATGGATACTGTAGTTTTGAATCATTGGGATATATCTCATCGCAGGTTTACAGTGCCATGAAAGGGAAAAATATCTACCAGGACAGTACGGCAAGAATGCAGATGGAATGCTATGAGCAGGTGGTAAGGGATATTGTGTACCATCCCATGATCGAGTATCCGCTGGAATTGCCGGAAGCAATGGTGGTATATCCGAAACTCTGTGAATGCCATTTGTCCGAGCAGGTAAAGAAAGCACCACAGAAAGTAAAGACATGGAATGTTTCCCGGACGGATATCCGAAGGATGATGGCAAGAGGGAATGCTGCCATAAAGAAAATACAGGAGCAGGGACAGAATATACCGGAAGCAGTCCGATCCAT